The Canis lupus familiaris isolate Mischka breed German Shepherd unplaced genomic scaffold, alternate assembly UU_Cfam_GSD_1.0 chrUn_S1564H1752, whole genome shotgun sequence genome includes a region encoding these proteins:
- the LOC119878377 gene encoding trace amine-associated receptor 5: MDTVLSQGSEERPTTFCYQVNGSCPRTVHPLDIQLAIYMACAVGMLITVLGNLFVVFAVSYFKVLHTPTNFLLLSLALADMFLGLLVLPLSTIRSVESCWFFGDFLCRLHTYLDTLFCLTSIFHLCFISIDRHCAICEPLIYPSKFTVRVAVRYILAGWGIPAAYTAFFLYTDVVENGLSQWLEEMPCVGSCQLLFNKFWGWLNFPMFFFPCLIMISLYVKIFVVATKQAQQISTLSKNLAGAAKRERKAAKTLGIAVGIYLLCWLPFTIDTLVDSLLNFITPPLVFDIFIWFAYFNSACNPIIYVFSYRWFRKALKLCLSQEIFSPRTPTIDLYQE, encoded by the coding sequence ATGGACACTGTCCTCAGCCAAGGTTCTGAAGAACGCCCCACCACTTTCTGCTACCAGGTGAATGGGTCTTGCCCCAGGACAGTCCATCCTCTGGACATCCAGTTGGCCATCTACATGGCCTGTGCAGTAGGCATGCTGATTACAGTCCTGGGAAATTTGTTTGTGGTGTTTGCTGTGTCCTACTTCAAAGTgcttcacactcccaccaacttCTTGCTGCTTTCCCTGGCCCTGGCTGACATGTTTCTGGGTCTGCTGGTGCTGCCCCTCAGTACCATTCGCTCAGTGGAGAGCTGCTGGTTCTTTGGAGACTTCCTCTGCCGCCTGCATACCTACCTGGACACCCTCTTCTGTCTCACCTCCATCTTTCATCTCTGTTTCATTTCCATTGACCGCCACTGTGCCATCTGTGAGCCCCTGATCTATCCTTCCAAGTTCACAGTCAGGGTGGCTGTCAGGTACATCCTGGCAGGGTGGGGGATTCCAGCGGCTTACACTGCCTTCTTCCTCTACACAGATGTGGTAGAAAATGGGCTCAGTCAGTGGCTGGAAGAGATGCCTTGTGTGGGCAGTTGCCAGCTGCTATTCAATAAGTTTTGGGGCTGGTTAAATTTTCCTATGTTCTTTTTCCCCTGCCTCATCATGATCAGCTTGTATGTGAAGATTTTTGTGGTTGCTACTAAGCAGGCTCAGCAGATCAGCACCTTGAGCAAAAACCTGGCTGGGGCTGCCAAACGTGAAAGAAAAGCTGCCAAGACCCTGGGCATCGCTGTGGGCATATACCTCTTGTGCTGGCTTCCCTTCACCATTGACACTCTGGTTGACAGCCTCCTTAACTTCATCACACCACCACTGGTTTTTGACATCTTTATCTGGTTTGCTTATTTCAACTCAGCCTGCAACCCTATCATCTATGTCTTTTCCTACCGGTGGTTCAGAAAGGCACTGAAACTCTGCCTGAGTCAGGAGATCTTCTCACCTCGGACACCCACTATTGATTTGTACCAAGAATGA